The Pseudomonadota bacterium genomic interval TGTTGCATGATCCCGTTCATCAAGGGCCATATTGACCAGACCATTAATAAGCCCGGTCACTTTCTGCTCATGACTGAGAACATTTTTGAAAACATCAACAACCGACTTCCATTGGGCGGGTGGTTGATCTATGGCGGCAAGCAAGACCCTGCCTCCCCTTTCATTGACGAAATCATACATCTTCATGGCATGGAACATCTCTTCCTGGGCCTGCATCTTCATCCAGCTCGAACTTCCAGAAAGCGAAATAGAAGCAAAGTACGCACTCATTGAAAGATACAGATACGATGAGTACATCTCTGCGTTGATCTGGTTGTTCAGCGCTTTTTCAATAGTTTTGCTCAACATAGTTATGCCTTCCAGTGTCCGTGCAAATTACAGTAAGCCCTGGCTGCAACCTGGGCGTCATTTACCATAAACATCGCTTCAGGTTGATCACCTGGATTAAGGAATTGGACATATGCTTTTCCGCCGGCAATCAGTTCAATCCATTCAATATAGTGCTCAGCAGTCATCGGATGGGGCACTTCACCCAGTTTAACTTTATACCCACCGGCAATTTTCTCTATTACCGGCACATGTTTTTCTTTTGCGGCATCAACCGTATTTTCTTTCTGCAACGTCATGGGCTGACCGCAACAGACGAGGTCCCCTGCGCCTGCATGTAGAACCTCGACTATATTGCCGCACAGCTCACATTTATAAACACCTAGTTTTTCAGCCATGATTCACCTCCGTGCTCATTAAATTCATATTAATTTAGACCCCGCCGCAGAACGACGGGGATAATGATCACCTTTCATCCATCAGTAATTTTCACCAAGAAGTTCAAAATGAGCCTTGGCGTGGAGACAGGCGGGACATTTATCCAGGGCCTCTTCACCTTCATGGACATATCCGCAATTCCCGCATTGCCAACGTACCTTTTTATCCCGCTTAAAGACTCGCTCTGCCTTTATATTCGCAGCCAAGGCCCTGTACTGCTTCTCATGTTGCTTTTCCGCTTTAGCAATAGCCTCAAATGCCTCGGCAATTTCATCAAGCCCCTCTTCCCGGGCAATCCTGGCAAAACCGGGATACATTTCGCTATGCTCATACTTTTCTCCTGCGGCGGCCTCTTCAAGATTGTCAAAAGTGGCTCCTACTACACCTGCAGGAAAACTTGCGGTTATTTCAACTTCGCCGCCCTCGAGAAACTTAAACAATCGTTTTGCATGCTCCTTTTCCTGATTTGCGGTGCGCTCAAAGAGATTGGCTATTTGAACAAATTCCTCTTTTTTTGCCTTGGAAGCGAAATATGTATAACGATTCCGCGCTTGAGACTCCCCGGCAAAGGCAGTTAGAATATTTTTTTCTGTCTTCGTTCCAGATAATCTTCCCATTTAAAAACCTCCTGATATCATAAATTTCTTATATAGAAATACCAAAATACGACAAATAGTAATCGAATTTATTGAAAAAAATATTTTATTACAATTAAAAATAGAATGAGAGAACAGGTCTGAAAGGAACTCATCCACACCTAGTCATTACCCGGAATGAAGCTATGCAATATACCTTTGGACCCTGACCTGCGGAATCAACCATTTCTATAAAAATCTGATCAGGTGACTACTAATTGGCAATCAGGACATTTTTTCTTTACCTGAGTGGTTGCACTGAGGGCAGATGCCCAAAAATTCCACATGGTGTCCAATGATTTTGTAATCAGTAAGTAGTTGCGCCTGGAGATTGACACTCTTTTCTGGTTTGATATGCACATCGTCAACCCTGCCGCAGCTTCCGCACCGAACATGAGAGTGGGGATTAATATTCCCGTCAAACCGTTTCTGGGTGCCTCCCACCGATACTTTCCAGATTACCCCGCAGGATGATAAAATTTCAAGATTACGATAAACAGTTCCGAGGCTTATTTTGGGCATTTTCCTGCGAACCATATGATAAATCTCATCCGCGGTTGGATGACTGGTAACCTTCTGCAATTCCTCAAGAATCAGCTGCCTCTGCTTTGTCATTCGCATTTTTTGCATGTCAATCATGTGACTTCCTCTTACTGAGAATAATTACTAGTTATTATATGTTTACCAGTTTCAGAACAGTATTTGCAAGATAAAAAATTCTATCAGGCAATACTCCCAAAATACAAATATTTTCTTAAAACTTTGCTTTCTTTCTAATTGGCCCTTGACGAAGTGGTCTTCCGGGGGTAATTAAGCAAAAGGTTGATTACGCTTAATGCAATAACTCATTTGGATAACATCGTTTTTACCATATTTACAACTAGAATTTACAAGAAAATCAAATAGAGAGAATTTGGGCAGATATCATCGCTTCCTGAAATGAAGGTTTCGGGTACAATCCACTTTTTGGACATACAAAGAAATGCCAGGCGAAATTGACAATAATATCATAACACTGACGACTGACTTCGGACTGCATGACGAATATGTGGGCATCGTTAAAGGTATTATTTTATCACGCCGCCCCGAAGTGTCCATCGTCGACCTGTGCCATACGATTAATCCATATAATATTTTACAGGCGGCATATTGTATTGAAGCGGCTTTTCCTTTTTTTTCTGCGGGCACACTTCATGTGGTGATCGTTGACCCAGGTGTGGGATCAGCCAGAAAAATTATTCTACTATGCGCCCACCGGCAGTTTTTTTTAGCACCAGATAATGGTGTACTGACCTGTATTCTTAAAAAAGGCGTCTGTGAAAAAGCCTTTGAGGTGACCAACAGCGAACTTTTCCTTCACCC includes:
- a CDS encoding ferritin, translating into MLSKTIEKALNNQINAEMYSSYLYLSMSAYFASISLSGSSSWMKMQAQEEMFHAMKMYDFVNERGGRVLLAAIDQPPAQWKSVVDVFKNVLSHEQKVTGLINGLVNMALDERDHATNIFLQWFVSEQVEEEATAGDVLNKAKLVEKDASGLFVLDKELGQRVFALPVKA
- a CDS encoding desulfoferrodoxin; this translates as MAEKLGVYKCELCGNIVEVLHAGAGDLVCCGQPMTLQKENTVDAAKEKHVPVIEKIAGGYKVKLGEVPHPMTAEHYIEWIELIAGGKAYVQFLNPGDQPEAMFMVNDAQVAARAYCNLHGHWKA
- a CDS encoding transcriptional repressor; the protein is MIDMQKMRMTKQRQLILEELQKVTSHPTADEIYHMVRRKMPKISLGTVYRNLEILSSCGVIWKVSVGGTQKRFDGNINPHSHVRCGSCGRVDDVHIKPEKSVNLQAQLLTDYKIIGHHVEFLGICPQCNHSGKEKMS
- a CDS encoding rubrerythrin family protein, translating into MGRLSGTKTEKNILTAFAGESQARNRYTYFASKAKKEEFVQIANLFERTANQEKEHAKRLFKFLEGGEVEITASFPAGVVGATFDNLEEAAAGEKYEHSEMYPGFARIAREEGLDEIAEAFEAIAKAEKQHEKQYRALAANIKAERVFKRDKKVRWQCGNCGYVHEGEEALDKCPACLHAKAHFELLGENY